The Medicago truncatula cultivar Jemalong A17 chromosome 4, MtrunA17r5.0-ANR, whole genome shotgun sequence genome includes a region encoding these proteins:
- the LOC11407454 gene encoding uncharacterized protein, whose amino-acid sequence MDSTSSSSSPGASQFLANLPLRGTFTSTAISSNPDRMRVYVCDHETTPPEGQHIKTNQQNILIRALKLKNVSDSSKKRTAEKVLGASAKKLNNQTTPQQEGSNGQTSSRNFQSLTVERLRALLRAKGLPTKGKKEELITRLKDADGQA is encoded by the exons ATGGattcaacttcttcttcttcttctcccggCGCTTCTCAATTCCTCGCTAATCTTCCCCTTCGCGGCACCTTCACTTCCACCGCCATTTCTTCCAATCCG GATCGGATGCGGGTTTATGTATGCGATCATGAGACCACACCGCCAG AAGGGCAACATATTAAGACTAATCAACAGAACATACTGATCAGAGCACTCAAATTGAAGAATGTATCTGACAGTTCAAAAAAGAG AACTGCTGAAAAGGTTTTGGGAGCTTCAGCCAAGAAACTAAATAATCAAACCACCCCTCAACAAG AGGGATCAAATGGTCAAACATCCAGTAGGAACTTCCAGAGCTTGACTGTAGAGAGGCTCCGAGCTCTTTTGAGAGCTAAAGGTCTTCCAACCAAAGGAAAGAAG GAGGAGCTTATTACACGTCTAAAAGATGCTGATGGGCAAGCATAG